In Myxococcota bacterium, one genomic interval encodes:
- a CDS encoding transporter translates to MRKYLALGLTCALGLCATARADDDHELAKKLTNPVADLISVPFQFNYDQGLGPSDKGEQYLLRIQPVIPISIGDDWNVISRTILPVTYTNRFVAPFDGPNFGLSDTTQSFFFSPKQPSSWGGIIWGAGPALLLPTATVGSLGTEKWGAGPTAVVLKMAGPVTTGFLWNQIWSFAGSNSRRRVNQTYFQPFLSYTTHTATTFSVNSESTYDFVSARWTVPVNFLLSQVVRLGPQVLQLQVGYRSYVTTPANGPNWGLRFQVTLLFPK, encoded by the coding sequence ATGAGGAAGTACCTCGCACTTGGACTGACCTGCGCGCTCGGTCTCTGCGCGACCGCGCGCGCCGACGACGACCACGAGCTCGCGAAGAAGCTCACCAACCCCGTCGCCGACCTGATCAGCGTTCCGTTCCAGTTCAACTACGATCAAGGGCTCGGGCCCAGCGACAAGGGCGAGCAGTACCTGCTTCGGATCCAGCCGGTGATTCCGATCTCGATCGGCGACGACTGGAACGTCATCTCGCGCACGATCCTGCCCGTCACCTATACGAACCGCTTCGTGGCGCCGTTCGACGGGCCCAACTTCGGGCTCTCGGACACGACCCAGAGCTTCTTCTTCTCGCCCAAGCAGCCGAGCAGCTGGGGCGGCATCATCTGGGGCGCCGGGCCTGCGCTTCTTCTCCCGACGGCCACCGTCGGCTCGCTCGGCACCGAGAAGTGGGGCGCGGGGCCGACCGCAGTCGTGCTGAAGATGGCGGGCCCGGTGACGACGGGCTTCCTGTGGAACCAGATCTGGAGCTTCGCGGGAAGCAACAGCCGGCGGCGCGTCAACCAGACTTACTTCCAGCCGTTCCTTTCCTACACGACTCACACCGCGACGACCTTCTCGGTGAACTCGGAGTCGACGTACGACTTCGTGAGCGCGCGCTGGACGGTGCCGGTGAACTTCCTGCTCTCGCAGGTCGTCAGGCTCGGGCCCCAGGTCCTTCAGCTCCAGGTGGGCTACCGGAGCTACGTCACCACTCCGGCGAACGGCCCGAATTGGGGCTTGCGCTTCCAGGTGACGCTGCTGTTTCCGAAGTGA